Proteins co-encoded in one Nocardioides sp. genomic window:
- a CDS encoding oxygenase MpaB family protein gives MTLLDAVQERLGTELLRRVAGPDADRRREVVHGAQGPRWFEADSPIGWVHGDASMFIGGIRAIMLQSLHPAAMQGVADHSGYRGDMWGRLAKISYYIATTTFGTERHAEQVIDAVRHVHESVTGTMPDGTAYAANDPHLLGWVHAAEIDSFLTAHRAFGARRLTRAQQDEYVGQTARVARRIGVLDPPTTLEELKGTLAAYGPELRGTDAARDAIGFLVKHPDLPWAARPAYWSLMGGAITLLPPWVRTELALPAWPGVVDAPVRAVGSLSTTTVRWAMAPGHARARSMRPA, from the coding sequence ATGACCTTGCTCGATGCGGTGCAGGAGCGGCTCGGGACCGAGTTGTTGCGACGTGTCGCCGGACCGGATGCCGATCGGCGCCGCGAGGTGGTGCATGGCGCCCAGGGGCCCCGCTGGTTCGAGGCGGACTCCCCCATCGGCTGGGTGCACGGGGACGCGTCGATGTTCATCGGCGGGATCCGCGCGATCATGCTGCAGTCCCTGCATCCCGCGGCGATGCAGGGCGTCGCCGACCACTCGGGCTACCGAGGCGACATGTGGGGTCGACTGGCGAAGATCTCCTACTACATCGCGACCACGACCTTCGGGACCGAGCGTCATGCCGAGCAGGTGATCGACGCGGTGCGTCACGTTCACGAGTCGGTCACCGGCACGATGCCGGACGGCACGGCGTACGCCGCCAACGATCCACACCTGCTCGGCTGGGTTCACGCCGCCGAGATCGACTCTTTCCTCACGGCCCATCGCGCATTCGGCGCGCGCCGGCTCACGCGCGCTCAGCAGGATGAGTACGTCGGCCAGACCGCCCGGGTCGCGCGCCGGATCGGGGTGCTCGATCCGCCGACCACGCTGGAGGAACTGAAGGGGACGCTGGCGGCGTACGGTCCCGAGTTGCGCGGCACCGATGCCGCGCGGGACGCGATCGGCTTCCTGGTCAAGCACCCTGATCTGCCGTGGGCGGCACGTCCGGCGTACTGGTCCCTGATGGGCGGCGCGATCACGCTGCTGCCCCCGTGGGTGCGCACCGAACTCGCGCTGCCCGCGTGGCCGGGTGTCGTCGACGCGCCCGTACGAGCCGTGGGGTCGCTGTCGACGACGACGGTGCGGTGGGCGATGGCCCCCGGGCATGCACGGGCGCGGAGTATGCGTCCGGCGTGA
- a CDS encoding transcriptional regulator, which produces MNTPAELSDRRRRMVEAWTAFVENGDAVEERVRPEIWRSWQRSSAAELDHEISHAPLDDESETRAYFESSPLQVAIERVEAELRRTAEDGDLVLAVTDEQTRILWTYGGRVMRRKAESVNFVAGGRWDEGSVGTNALNLALRHGNPSMVFSAEHYAPIVHNWVCWAAPVHDPATGRQLGVIDLSTMWERTHPIGLATARVLARLIETALPHSRLAYDDPSPAATHGPGLSLTLLGTAEAFLDGQRLLLNRRQTEILALLALSPNGLSLEHLHAHLYGDEPVTVSTLKAEVSHLRAALSGQLSSRPYRLTMPVRTDIDEVLRLLRRGEVAAAVSVYGGDLLPGTNSPRLTELAEYVAVAVREALLASPDSAAVLHYAEIAPYDTEVVEAALRALGESPHPDKALLKGKLAAAQR; this is translated from the coding sequence ATGAACACACCCGCCGAGTTGTCCGACCGCCGTCGTCGAATGGTCGAGGCCTGGACCGCGTTCGTCGAGAACGGTGACGCGGTCGAGGAGCGGGTGCGTCCGGAGATCTGGAGAAGTTGGCAACGGTCGAGTGCTGCGGAACTCGACCACGAGATCAGCCACGCGCCGCTCGACGACGAGAGTGAGACGCGCGCCTATTTCGAGTCCAGCCCCTTGCAGGTGGCGATCGAACGCGTCGAGGCCGAGTTGCGGCGTACGGCCGAGGACGGCGACCTCGTCCTGGCTGTCACCGACGAACAGACCCGGATCCTGTGGACCTACGGCGGTCGCGTGATGCGACGCAAGGCCGAGTCGGTCAACTTCGTGGCCGGTGGGCGCTGGGACGAGGGGTCGGTCGGCACGAACGCGCTCAACCTCGCGCTGCGCCACGGCAACCCGTCGATGGTCTTCAGCGCCGAGCACTATGCCCCGATCGTGCACAACTGGGTGTGTTGGGCCGCGCCCGTGCACGACCCCGCGACCGGGCGCCAACTCGGCGTGATCGACCTGTCGACGATGTGGGAGCGCACCCACCCGATCGGCTTGGCCACGGCGCGCGTACTGGCCCGTCTGATCGAGACCGCGCTGCCGCATTCGCGGCTGGCGTACGACGACCCGTCGCCAGCGGCGACCCATGGCCCCGGTCTGTCGCTGACCCTGCTCGGCACCGCCGAGGCCTTCCTCGACGGCCAGCGGCTGCTGCTCAACCGGCGCCAGACCGAGATCCTCGCCTTGCTCGCGCTCAGTCCGAACGGGTTGTCGCTGGAGCATCTGCACGCGCATCTCTACGGCGATGAACCTGTCACCGTCTCCACGTTGAAGGCCGAGGTCTCACACCTACGCGCGGCGCTCTCGGGTCAGTTGTCGTCTCGGCCCTACCGCCTGACCATGCCGGTCCGCACCGACATCGACGAGGTGCTCCGCCTGCTGCGCCGCGGTGAAGTGGCGGCAGCGGTGTCGGTCTACGGCGGCGACCTGCTGCCCGGGACGAACTCGCCACGGTTGACCGAGCTGGCCGAATACGTCGCGGTAGCCGTACGCGAGGCGCTGCTCGCGTCGCCGGACTCGGCGGCGGTGCTGCACTACGCGGAGATCGCGCCGTACGACACCGAGGTCGTCGAGGCGGCCCTGCGCGCGCTGGGGGAGTCCCCCCACCCCGACAAGGCCCTGCTGAAGGGAAAGTTGGCCGCGGCCCAGCGGTGA
- a CDS encoding (2Fe-2S)-binding protein, with translation MTKINLTVDGAKVSDDVEPRMLLVQYLREKLGKTGTVIGCDTSNCGACTVHLDGRSVKSCNVLAVQADGAEVTTIEGLADGDKLHKVQEAFRECHGLQCGFCTPGMIMQSVDLLNENPDPTEEEVRLGLEGNLCRCTGYHNIVKSVLTAAKAGE, from the coding sequence ATGACCAAGATCAACCTCACCGTCGACGGGGCGAAGGTCTCCGACGACGTCGAGCCACGCATGCTGCTGGTGCAGTATCTGCGCGAGAAGCTCGGCAAGACCGGCACCGTGATCGGCTGCGACACCTCCAACTGCGGTGCGTGCACTGTGCACCTCGACGGCCGCAGCGTGAAGTCCTGCAACGTGCTTGCCGTCCAGGCCGACGGCGCCGAGGTCACTACGATCGAAGGTCTCGCTGACGGCGACAAGCTCCACAAGGTGCAAGAGGCGTTCCGCGAGTGCCACGGTCTGCAATGCGGATTCTGTACGCCCGGCATGATCATGCAGAGCGTCGACCTGCTCAACGAGAACCCCGACCCGACCGAGGAAGAAGTACGCCTCGGGTTGGAGGGCAACCTGTGCCGCTGCACCGGCTATCACAACATCGTCAAGAGCGTTCTCACAGCAGCCAAGGCGGGTGAGTGA